One window of the Bradyrhizobium sp. NP1 genome contains the following:
- a CDS encoding helix-turn-helix domain-containing protein, with amino-acid sequence MNRTILQFGADGGPGIVHGVTDPNFTTLIIQSSNFDDRVVLDGARCQASDLVVFPPDCHFTFVRSGHVEWVAWSVPREESIARKILPAATSQDSPKTAKHVIRLPKPIASGLIEASRQALRSMSDASPAERSIMARETEYALMDELAYVWENRLGETVLPNKYTLSSERIVLEALEFVRAKPESIVHIKDIVKATKVGYRTLLRAFERYLGFSPKHYLRLRQLNLVYHQIRRENGASARLADILAAHGVTEFGRFAGHYRSLFGELPSETYRRFRAVKSGNSL; translated from the coding sequence TTGAATCGCACGATCCTTCAGTTCGGCGCCGACGGTGGCCCGGGGATCGTCCATGGCGTCACCGATCCGAACTTTACGACGCTAATCATCCAGTCGTCCAACTTCGACGATCGCGTCGTACTCGATGGCGCGCGATGCCAAGCGTCGGACCTTGTCGTTTTCCCTCCGGACTGTCACTTCACCTTTGTGCGTTCCGGTCATGTCGAATGGGTTGCGTGGTCGGTGCCGAGGGAAGAGAGTATCGCGAGGAAAATTCTTCCCGCGGCCACAAGTCAGGATTCGCCGAAGACCGCCAAGCACGTCATCCGGCTGCCGAAGCCGATCGCATCGGGACTTATCGAAGCATCGAGGCAGGCTCTGCGCTCCATGTCCGATGCCTCTCCCGCCGAACGGTCCATCATGGCCCGGGAGACGGAGTACGCCTTGATGGATGAGCTGGCTTACGTTTGGGAAAACCGCCTGGGCGAAACCGTCCTGCCCAACAAGTACACCCTCTCGTCGGAGCGCATCGTTCTGGAGGCACTCGAATTCGTGCGGGCAAAGCCGGAAAGCATCGTTCACATCAAGGATATCGTGAAAGCTACCAAGGTGGGGTACCGAACCTTGCTGCGCGCTTTCGAGCGCTATCTGGGCTTCTCGCCAAAGCACTATCTGAGGCTGCGGCAGTTAAACCTGGTTTACCATCAAATCCGTCGCGAGAATGGTGCATCGGCCAGACTCGCCGATATCCTGGCGGCGCATGGCGTCACCGAGTTCGGCAGGTTTGCCGGACATTACCGGTCGCTGTTCGGTGAGTTGCCATCCGAGACGTATCGTCGGTTTCGCGCAGTGAAGTCTGGCAATTCGCTGTG